TTCTCGACCTGGTCGAGAATGATGGAATGATGCGAATCGGCCGCGTCGGAGGTCAGCTCGACGCCCCGGTTGATCGGACCCGGGTGCATCAACACGATGGGCCGGTCCAGTTCGTCCAGCATTTTTTTGGTAATCCCGTAATAGAGCGAATATTCCCGCAGCGACGGGAAATACTTGATCTGCTGCCGCTCCAGTTGAATCCGCAGCACGTTGGCCACATCACACCAGTTGAGGGCTTCGCGCACATTGTGACTGACTTTAACGCCCAGTTCGTTGATATGCTTGGGAATCAGCGTTGTGGGGCCGCAAACCATGACTTCGGCGCCTTGTTTTTGCAGGCAGAAAATATTTGACAGGGCCACGCGCGAGTGCAGAATATCGCCAATGATGGCCACGCGTTTGCCCGCTACTGCACCCAGTTTATCTTGAATGGAAAACGAATCCAGCAGGGCCTGCGTGGGGTGTTCGTGGGTGCCGTCGCCCGCGTTGACGACGTTGGCCCTAATGCGGTCCGAAAGGTAATGCGGAGCCCCGGGGCTGGCGTGGCGCATGACGATCATGTCGACCTTCATTGCCAGAATGTTGTTGACGGTGTCCAGCAGGGTTTCGCCCTTTTTCACGGAACTGCCCGAAGCCGAGAAGTTGACCACATCGGCCGATAGCCGTTTTTCGGCCAGCTCAAACGAAAGCCGGGTGCGGGTCGAATTTTCGAAAAAAACGTTGGCAATGGTAATGTCGCGCAGCGACGGTACTTTTTTGATCGGTCGGTTAATGACGTCTTTGAACTCGCGAGCCGTTTCCAGAATTAATTGAATGTCGTTCTCGGTCAGGTTCTTAATGCCCAGCAGGTGTCGGACGCTGAGTTGTTGCATGGCGCGAATGAGGAGGAAAAGTTTGGCAAAGATAGCTTTCGCTTTGCCGGATTTCAAATGCTGACGGAACTCTGTTCGGATTCCGAATGGCTTTTTGAACCGGCAGCGCGTCAACCGTTCACACAAAACTCGTCCATAAACATCAAGTTAACTCCCGGAAATTGCGGATGGTATTTGCTAACTTCTTTATTTTTAGCAGGCTATCCATTAACCGTTGTAGGCGATGCTGCAAGACCTGTTCCATTTTTTAGGGCGTCTGTATAGTCGGCTTGTTTCCGTAATTTTAATTGCCCTGTTGGCGGGGGCCACGTGGTTGTTGGCGTATTTCTACCAGGAAGAGAAACTGCAGAATCTTTTTTTGAAGGAAGGCCAGTTTGTCCAAGTGCAGGTTGCGGACGTTGATCTGGCGCAGCGTTCCTGGCGGGATGCGTTCAGCAACACCAGTTACATTACGTTCCCGTATCAACAGAAAACCTACCAAACCCGCTACGTGATGGACTCTGTCTGGGTCGGTGCCGGAGACCGGGTTCAGCTTCTTTACCATCCGGGTCGGGACGCATTCCGCCAGCCGCACGGCGAACGAAAGCCCGACCGAACGGTGTCGCGGCTGGTTCGGTGGAGTTTGGTAAATGATTTTAGCACGGAGTATAAACTGCTGGGCGGGGTTCTGGTGCTGGCCACCTTCCTGTTTTTTTTGGCGAGCGGGCTGGTGGTTTCCCTGTTTCCCGGCCTGACCTTCCTGCGGACCATCGCCCGGCTGGTGCTGGTGGTCGTGCTGGGCGCCGTGGCCGTGTTTTTTACCTACGATGCAATCGCCTATCACCGGTATTACCAGCGCATTAAAACAAATGGCCGCCCGCTGGAGGTTACGGTTCTGGAAACAGACCGCCAGCGGATTGGCCGAAGCAATCGCCGTTCCGTATTGAAGAGTTACCGGTACAATGCAACCTGTCGTTTTGAAAAAGGCAAACGAACCATCCCGATTACCGAAGACGAATACGAAACCCTGAAGCCCAACGATCGGCTGACGGTGTTGTACGACGAGTCGCTGGACGATTCCATGTCGGCCAGGTATTCCGGCAATAAATTGGACTACGTTGCTCCGGTGTTTTTCTGGATCCTGTTCCTGGTTTTTCTCTGGAACTTGTTTTTCAAACCGCAGAAACGGCTTGCGTAGCGAGAACCGCACGGTTTTCCCTTTTCTGTCTCCACGGTGCTCCATCCGAAAGACGGAAAATAAAAAAGCCAAAACCTGTTCAGTAACGGATTTTGGCTTTTCCAGTGACGGTATTCGGTTGATTACTGAACCTTCCCGGAGTTCAGGATGGTTGGTTTTCGCCGGAAGCTGCTGACCAGCAGGTAGACACCTGCCAGTACCGCCGGAATGCTCAGAATCTGTCCCATGTTCAGCGCGAGCGAATTTTCAAACTCCACCTGGTTTTCCTTCAGGAATTCATAGAAAAACCGCAGACCGAAGACGCCAATCAGGAAGATGCCAAGCAGGCTGCCGCGTGGTGTGTTCTCCCGGTAACGGCTCCAGAACCAGAACAAAAACAGGCAGATCACCAGGCACGACAGGGCTTCGTACAACTGCGCCGGATGACGGGGAATCTGTAGGTACTCTGTGTTGTTAACAAAAACGAAGGCCCAGGGAACATCCGTTGGACGGCCCACGATTTCGGAGTTCATCAGATTGCCCAGTCGAATGAAACAGCCGCCCAGCGCAACGGCAATGACGATGCGGTCGGTAATCCAGAGAAACGTCTGGTTCGTGGCAACACTGGATTTCCGGCGGGAATAAAGCCATAAACCGGTTAGAATACCGACCGTGGCCCCGTGGCTGGCCAGCCCGCGGTAGGGCGGCAGGATTACCTCCAGTGGGTTTCTGAACAGAACTTCGGGTTCGTAAAAAAGGAAATGCCCGATTCGTGCTCCCAGTACGGTCGCAACGACCATGTAGATGGTCAGGGCGTCGATGTCGCTGACGGGTTTTCCTTCGCGTTTGAAAATGTAAAGCATGATTTGCTGGCCCAGCAGAAAGCCGAGTGCGAACAGCAGACCATACCAGCGAACGGAAAAGGAACCGATGGAAAATAATTCGGGATTAACATCCCAGATGATGTAGGAGAGCATCCGATTTAGTGACGTGTTAAAGAATAGACCCGCATTGGCGGCTCAGGGTTTGAATTCGACCAAACGAACCGACTGCCTACCATCCGGGCCGGCACGGAAAGCAAAGATAGAAAAGATTTAACGAAGGAGTGGTTACCGCTTATGAAAACCGTCTTGATAGGATTTGTCCGGTTGTACCAGGGAGCAATTTCGCCCTACCTGCCCAACGCGTGCCGGTACACACCGACCTGTTCGCAGTACATGATTGAAGCGATTCAGAAATACGGGCCGGTGGAGGGCGGCAAGTTGGGCTTGAAGCGAATTTCCCGCTGCCACCCGTGGGGCGGGAGCGGCTACGATCCCGTACCCTGACGGCGGCAACCGTTCCAGCAGGAGGCTGACAATTTGTCGGATCGATGCGCAAACCGCGGGGATTGCCTGATTCTTGTTGGGGCGTGCCTACCCGATCCGACGGGCATGAAACTGATGACTGATTGACAAACATGGAAATAACGGCAGATAACCGATTGAGAAGGTTAATTGTGGTGGGCGACCGGGTGCTGGTCAAACCCAAAAATCCGAGTGATCGCACGAACAGCGGGCTGTATTTACCGCCAACCGTCCACGAAAAAGAACAGGTGCAGAGCGGCTATGTCATCAAGGTAGGACCGGGGTACCCGATTCCGACCCCCGCGGAAGACGAGCCGTGGAAGGAGACCGAAGAAAAAGTAAAATACATGCCGTTGCAGGCGCAGGAGGGCGATCTGGCCATTTATCTGCAACGGAATGCGGTTGAACTTGAGTACGAGGGCGAAAAGTACCTCATTGTTCCCCAGTCGGCTATTCTGCTGCTGGAGCGTTCCGAAAACCTCTTCGAATAATCTGGGTTATAGAAAGAAGCGTAAGGGCTTGAGATTCGTATTCTTACACTTCTTTTTTAAACACTATGGGCACGGGCTGGTTGATGGGTATACTGATGAGTATAACCCTTTTTGGAGCAATGGAAAGTAACGGAACGCTAAAAAAATCGCTGAAAGCCATTCTGGAGGAAAAACAGGACCAACGTCGTGTGCTGGTCTTGTATGGCCGCGAGGATGCCCAGCACCTATTGATTGAACAGCAGGAAACCCTGCACGCCGAAAGAGATCAGTTGGCGGAACGCGATCTGGATGTGATTGTGCTGATAAGCTACGATCTGCCAGAACCCGACCGGCAGTTTCTCATGCAGCAACCGTTCGGACTGATTCCTTCTGAGAATTTTCAGGGCTGGCTGATCGGCAAAGACGGCGGGGT
This Larkinella insperata DNA region includes the following protein-coding sequences:
- a CDS encoding aspartate carbamoyltransferase catalytic subunit; amino-acid sequence: MQQLSVRHLLGIKNLTENDIQLILETAREFKDVINRPIKKVPSLRDITIANVFFENSTRTRLSFELAEKRLSADVVNFSASGSSVKKGETLLDTVNNILAMKVDMIVMRHASPGAPHYLSDRIRANVVNAGDGTHEHPTQALLDSFSIQDKLGAVAGKRVAIIGDILHSRVALSNIFCLQKQGAEVMVCGPTTLIPKHINELGVKVSHNVREALNWCDVANVLRIQLERQQIKYFPSLREYSLYYGITKKMLDELDRPIVLMHPGPINRGVELTSDAADSHHSIILDQVENGVAVRMAVLYLLAQL
- the lgt gene encoding prolipoprotein diacylglyceryl transferase, with the protein product MLSYIIWDVNPELFSIGSFSVRWYGLLFALGFLLGQQIMLYIFKREGKPVSDIDALTIYMVVATVLGARIGHFLFYEPEVLFRNPLEVILPPYRGLASHGATVGILTGLWLYSRRKSSVATNQTFLWITDRIVIAVALGGCFIRLGNLMNSEIVGRPTDVPWAFVFVNNTEYLQIPRHPAQLYEALSCLVICLFLFWFWSRYRENTPRGSLLGIFLIGVFGLRFFYEFLKENQVEFENSLALNMGQILSIPAVLAGVYLLVSSFRRKPTILNSGKVQ
- the yidD gene encoding membrane protein insertion efficiency factor YidD; this encodes MKTVLIGFVRLYQGAISPYLPNACRYTPTCSQYMIEAIQKYGPVEGGKLGLKRISRCHPWGGSGYDPVP
- a CDS encoding co-chaperone GroES, which codes for MEITADNRLRRLIVVGDRVLVKPKNPSDRTNSGLYLPPTVHEKEQVQSGYVIKVGPGYPIPTPAEDEPWKETEEKVKYMPLQAQEGDLAIYLQRNAVELEYEGEKYLIVPQSAILLLERSENLFE
- a CDS encoding DUF4174 domain-containing protein, with product MESNGTLKKSLKAILEEKQDQRRVLVLYGREDAQHLLIEQQETLHAERDQLAERDLDVIVLISYDLPEPDRQFLMQQPFGLIPSENFQGWLIGKDGGVKHVFKKPIETAELFGLIDSMPMRKQEAKKQ